Proteins encoded within one genomic window of Bacteroides sedimenti:
- the phoU gene encoding phosphate signaling complex protein PhoU, translating to MVKFIESELVQLKKEVDEMWTLVYNQLDRASEAVLTLNKEMAQQVIVREKRVNAFELKIDSDVEDIIALYNPVAVDLRFVLAMLKINTDLERLGDFAEGLARFVVKCEEPALDPDLIKELRLEEMFMQVLSMLETAKQALTEESLEIATSVFAKDNLVDEINSSATKILVNYIGKNPDSLPLCLNLISVFRKLERSGDHINNLAEEIVFYIDAKVLKHQGKTDESYPLTT from the coding sequence ATGGTGAAATTTATTGAATCAGAACTCGTACAGCTGAAAAAAGAGGTTGACGAAATGTGGACTCTGGTTTACAACCAGCTTGACAGAGCATCAGAAGCAGTGTTAACTCTGAATAAGGAGATGGCACAGCAGGTAATAGTTCGCGAAAAGCGGGTAAACGCTTTTGAACTTAAAATAGACAGTGATGTAGAAGATATAATTGCTCTATATAATCCTGTTGCTGTAGATTTGAGATTTGTTCTTGCAATGTTGAAAATAAACACAGACCTGGAACGTTTGGGAGATTTTGCCGAAGGACTTGCCCGCTTCGTGGTTAAATGCGAAGAACCAGCACTTGATCCGGACTTGATAAAAGAACTCAGACTTGAAGAGATGTTTATGCAGGTATTGTCAATGCTTGAAACTGCAAAGCAGGCTCTTACTGAAGAAAGCCTTGAAATTGCGACATCAGTATTTGCTAAAGATAATCTGGTGGACGAAATCAACTCATCAGCAACTAAAATTCTGGTAAACTATATAGGTAAAAATCCTGATAGCCTTCCTTTATGCCTGAATTTGATAAGTGTATTTCGTAAATTGGAACGTTCAGGCGACCATATTAATAACCTGGCCGAAGAAATAGTTTTTTATATAGATGCGAAAGTGCTTAAACATCAGGGAAAAACAGATGAAAGCTATCCTTTGACTACATAG
- a CDS encoding glycosyltransferase family 2 protein: MLSILIPTYNYDCLGLVEELHRQAQTLSFPIEILVADDGSSEEFKRNNRKINRVSNCKFIELKENVGRAKIRNFLSEKAQYNLLLFIDSDAGLVKKDFLQNYIYAAQNSDVVCGGLIYDRPIPSVLSSLRYYYGIYAEERSARKRNLHPYSQFSSFSFLIKKRIFQKILFDESFTEYGHEDTAFGMELEKQDVRIKHIDNPLYHLGLERNDDFLRKTEKGIETLYCNSALLFNHVRLLQAYKKLKKYRVQSVLATLFRLTERYLKDNLLSTHPNMRLFAFYKLGYLCNLEYKQKSTK, from the coding sequence ATGCTATCCATTCTTATTCCAACTTATAACTATGATTGTTTGGGACTAGTCGAAGAGCTACATCGTCAGGCGCAAACCTTATCATTCCCAATAGAAATCCTTGTCGCCGATGACGGCTCATCTGAAGAATTTAAACGCAACAACAGAAAAATAAACAGAGTAAGTAATTGTAAATTCATTGAACTTAAAGAGAATGTGGGCCGTGCTAAAATCCGCAATTTCTTATCTGAAAAGGCTCAATACAATCTGCTTCTCTTTATCGACAGTGATGCCGGCCTGGTCAAAAAGGATTTTTTGCAGAACTATATATATGCTGCACAAAATAGTGATGTTGTTTGCGGAGGATTAATTTACGATCGCCCTATTCCATCTGTTTTGTCAAGTCTGAGATATTATTATGGTATATATGCAGAAGAGCGTTCGGCAAGAAAAAGGAATCTACATCCCTACTCACAGTTCTCTTCTTTTAGCTTTTTGATTAAAAAAAGAATTTTCCAAAAAATACTGTTTGATGAATCCTTTACTGAATATGGGCATGAGGATACTGCCTTCGGCATGGAACTTGAAAAGCAAGATGTCAGAATCAAACATATCGACAATCCTCTTTATCACCTTGGACTGGAAAGGAACGATGATTTTCTCAGGAAGACAGAAAAGGGAATTGAAACCCTTTATTGCAATTCAGCCCTGTTATTCAACCATGTTCGTTTATTACAGGCATATAAGAAGCTTAAAAAATACCGAGTTCAGTCAGTTCTGGCCACATTATTTAGATTAACCGAAAGATATCTAAAGGATAATTTATTAAGTACCCATCCAAACATGCGTTTATTCGCTTTTTATAAACTTGGATATCTATGTAACCTGGAATATAAACAGAAAAGTACGAAGTAA
- a CDS encoding DUF5686 and carboxypeptidase-like regulatory domain-containing protein: MKQRYIKLVFGLIFIAVSHVASAHFNGKGDDSSPGSTHLIGIVRDSLTAEPIPYASISYEGKGVGCISDANGAYRIITRKGWNYLTFTAVGYRKKTVKIAPGVTQKLNVKLQPTDVQLSEIVIKPKKEKYSRKNNPAVELMQKVIEHKSSQRLEQHDFYQYDKYQKLTTSINDVNPDDFGKGIYKKMPFLVNQVEPCLETNKLIIPISVQETASQTVFRKDPKDEKTIIKGLNSTGVSELFSTGDIMGTVLKDIFADINIYDDDIRLLSSRFISPISSKSAISFYKFYIMDTLKVDKDSCIHLTFVPNNSQDFGFTGHLYILKDSTYAVKKCTMNLPKKTGVNFVDNLDIIQSYEQLPNGQWVLKDDDMIVELSFMKDISKMQIRRITHYNNYSFEAASPKLFKLKGTTVKDVDAMMKGEDFWNDVRPVPLSDKENAMDMFIQNLEQMPGFKYIIFGLRALIENFVETGSKGHPSKFDFGPMNTIIGSNDIEGLRLRISGQTTAKLNPQLFLSGYYAYGFNDHRSKYKGLLEYSFDKKEFLAREFPKHSISASYMYDVMSPMDKFLKTDKDNMFVGLKTTKVDQMSYIRDVSFKYERETMSGFSWNLSVKNRNDEPTGQLFYIKNDVARTMVHDMTTTEAALQLRYAPGETFINTKQRRMPINFDAPVFTLSHTMGIKDVLGGEYKFNMTEAGVYKRFWLSSWGRLDAYVKAGKQWDKVPFPLLIMPAANLSYITQRETFNLINNMEFLNDQFASLDLTYDLNGKILNRIPFLRKLKLREVFKFKALYGSLSDKNNPEKSDGLFLFPTRDGQTTSFAMGKDPYMEYSIGIYNIFKILHVEYTRRLNYLNHPGINKDGIRLAMMLNF; this comes from the coding sequence ATGAAACAACGATATATAAAGCTCGTTTTCGGACTAATTTTTATTGCCGTTTCTCATGTTGCTTCAGCACACTTCAATGGAAAGGGAGATGATTCCTCTCCTGGTTCAACACATTTAATAGGTATTGTCCGCGATTCTTTAACCGCCGAACCTATTCCATACGCATCTATTTCTTACGAAGGAAAAGGAGTTGGTTGTATCTCTGATGCAAACGGAGCCTACAGAATAATAACTCGTAAGGGTTGGAACTATTTAACCTTTACTGCGGTGGGGTATAGAAAGAAGACTGTGAAAATTGCACCGGGAGTCACTCAGAAACTGAATGTTAAATTACAACCCACCGATGTTCAGTTGTCGGAGATTGTGATTAAACCCAAAAAAGAAAAGTACTCACGTAAGAATAATCCGGCCGTCGAACTGATGCAAAAAGTAATTGAGCATAAGTCGAGTCAGCGGTTGGAACAGCATGATTTTTATCAGTATGATAAGTATCAGAAGCTTACTACATCTATTAACGATGTAAATCCTGACGATTTTGGAAAGGGTATCTATAAAAAAATGCCGTTTCTTGTTAATCAGGTTGAACCTTGCTTGGAAACCAATAAGTTGATTATTCCTATATCTGTTCAGGAAACAGCTTCACAAACGGTATTCCGTAAAGATCCTAAAGACGAGAAGACAATTATTAAAGGATTGAATTCTACTGGTGTTAGTGAGCTCTTTTCTACAGGAGATATTATGGGTACGGTATTGAAAGATATTTTTGCAGACATAAATATCTACGATGATGATATTCGATTGTTGTCAAGTCGCTTCATAAGCCCTATTTCTTCCAAGTCGGCCATTTCCTTCTATAAGTTCTATATTATGGACACATTAAAAGTGGATAAAGATTCGTGTATCCACCTTACATTTGTTCCTAATAACTCCCAGGATTTCGGATTTACAGGTCATCTGTACATCCTGAAGGACTCAACATATGCGGTAAAGAAATGCACCATGAATCTTCCCAAGAAAACCGGAGTGAACTTTGTTGATAATCTGGATATAATCCAGTCGTACGAGCAGCTTCCTAATGGACAATGGGTGCTGAAAGACGATGATATGATTGTAGAGCTTTCGTTCATGAAAGATATTTCGAAGATGCAAATAAGAAGAATTACCCATTACAATAACTATTCCTTCGAAGCGGCCTCGCCAAAACTATTTAAGCTGAAAGGAACCACTGTGAAGGATGTAGATGCAATGATGAAGGGTGAAGATTTCTGGAACGACGTTCGCCCTGTTCCTCTTTCGGATAAAGAGAACGCGATGGATATGTTTATACAGAATCTGGAGCAGATGCCCGGGTTTAAATATATTATCTTTGGTTTGAGAGCTTTGATTGAAAATTTTGTGGAGACCGGAAGCAAAGGTCATCCAAGTAAATTCGATTTTGGACCAATGAATACCATTATCGGAAGTAATGATATTGAAGGACTTCGGTTGAGAATCAGCGGACAGACAACCGCAAAGCTTAATCCGCAGCTTTTCCTGAGCGGATATTATGCATACGGATTCAACGACCATCGCTCAAAATATAAAGGTTTGTTGGAATACTCATTCGACAAGAAAGAGTTTCTTGCAAGAGAGTTTCCTAAGCATTCTATTTCGGCTTCATACATGTATGATGTTATGTCTCCCATGGATAAATTCCTGAAGACCGATAAAGATAATATGTTTGTAGGACTGAAAACAACGAAGGTCGATCAGATGTCTTATATCAGGGATGTATCTTTTAAGTATGAACGCGAAACCATGAGTGGTTTTTCATGGAATCTGTCAGTGAAGAATCGCAATGACGAACCCACAGGCCAGCTATTCTATATCAAGAATGATGTTGCCCGTACAATGGTTCATGATATGACAACCACCGAAGCAGCTTTGCAGCTTCGTTATGCACCAGGTGAAACGTTTATCAATACAAAGCAAAGAAGAATGCCGATTAACTTTGATGCACCTGTCTTTACTCTTTCGCATACCATGGGTATAAAAGATGTTCTTGGAGGTGAATACAAATTCAATATGACCGAAGCTGGCGTATATAAAAGATTCTGGCTATCATCATGGGGCAGACTGGATGCATATGTAAAAGCCGGCAAACAGTGGGACAAAGTTCCGTTCCCATTATTAATTATGCCTGCTGCAAACCTTTCATACATTACTCAGCGCGAAACATTCAACCTGATTAATAATATGGAATTCCTGAACGACCAGTTTGCATCGCTTGATCTAACCTATGATTTGAATGGTAAGATATTAAACAGAATTCCATTCCTCAGAAAATTGAAGTTGAGAGAAGTATTCAAATTTAAAGCGCTATACGGCAGTCTGAGCGATAAAAACAATCCTGAAAAAAGTGACGGACTCTTCCTGTTTCCAACAAGAGATGGACAAACAACTAGCTTTGCTATGGGAAAAGATCCGTATATGGAATATAGCATAGGTATCTATAACATATTTAAGATTCTTCATGTGGAGTATACCCGCCGATTAAATTACTTAAATCATCCGGGAATAAATAAAGACGGAATCCGTCTTGCAATGATGCTCAATTTTTAA
- a CDS encoding replication-associated recombination protein A: protein MAQPLAERLRPRSLDDYIGQKHLVGKGAVLRRMIDAGRISSFILWGPPGVGKTTLAQIIANKLETPFYTLSAVSSGVKDVRDVIDKAKSNRFFSQSSPILFIDEIHRFSKSQQDSLLGAVEQGTVTLIGATTENPSFEVIRPLLSRCQLYVLKSLEKEDLLELLHRAVTQDAILKEKHIELKETEAMLRYSGGDARKLLNILELVVGADNEDPVVITNEKVVDRLQQNPLAYDKDGEMHYDIISAFIKSIRGSDPDGAIYWLARMIEGGEDPAFIARRLVISASEDIGLANPNAMLLANACFDTLMKVGWPEGRIPLAEVTIYLATSPKSNSAYRAINDALQLVRETGNLPVPLHLRNAPTKLMKQLGYSDGYKYAHDYKDNFVKQQFLPDELKTNSIWRPQSNPAEAKLKERMIQLWGDRYND from the coding sequence ATGGCACAACCTTTAGCGGAAAGACTTCGGCCCAGGTCGCTTGACGACTATATTGGCCAGAAACATTTGGTGGGTAAGGGAGCTGTCTTGCGCAGAATGATTGACGCAGGACGCATATCGTCATTTATTCTCTGGGGACCTCCGGGAGTGGGGAAAACAACTCTCGCACAGATTATTGCTAACAAGCTCGAAACTCCTTTCTATACATTAAGCGCAGTAAGCTCGGGTGTGAAAGATGTTCGCGATGTTATTGATAAAGCAAAAAGCAACCGCTTTTTTTCTCAATCCAGCCCAATCCTTTTTATTGATGAAATTCATCGGTTCAGTAAGTCTCAACAAGACTCTTTGCTGGGAGCTGTAGAGCAGGGAACAGTTACGCTTATTGGCGCAACTACCGAAAATCCTTCTTTTGAGGTTATTCGTCCGTTGCTTTCCCGTTGTCAGCTTTATGTATTAAAATCACTCGAAAAAGAAGATTTGCTGGAGTTGCTTCACAGAGCTGTCACGCAAGATGCTATTCTCAAAGAAAAACATATAGAACTGAAGGAAACCGAAGCAATGCTTCGTTATTCGGGAGGCGATGCCCGTAAACTTCTAAATATTCTTGAACTTGTAGTCGGAGCAGATAATGAAGATCCGGTAGTGATTACGAATGAAAAAGTGGTTGACAGACTTCAGCAAAATCCCCTGGCTTATGATAAGGATGGAGAAATGCATTACGATATTATATCTGCTTTTATCAAAAGTATTCGTGGAAGTGACCCTGACGGAGCAATTTATTGGCTTGCACGTATGATTGAGGGAGGAGAGGATCCTGCTTTTATTGCTCGTCGTCTCGTAATATCTGCATCCGAAGATATAGGCTTGGCAAATCCAAATGCTATGTTGCTGGCCAATGCATGTTTTGATACACTGATGAAGGTTGGTTGGCCCGAAGGAAGGATTCCACTAGCAGAAGTAACCATCTATCTGGCAACCAGTCCGAAAAGCAATTCTGCCTATCGTGCCATTAATGATGCATTACAGTTGGTTCGCGAAACGGGCAATCTACCCGTTCCTTTGCATTTACGAAATGCGCCGACTAAGCTGATGAAACAGCTGGGTTACAGTGATGGATATAAATACGCACACGATTACAAAGACAATTTTGTTAAACAACAATTTCTTCCAGATGAGCTGAAAACTAATTCAATCTGGCGTCCGCAGAGCAATCCCGCCGAAGCTAAATTGAAAGAACGTATGATACAGCTTTGGGGAGATCGATATAATGATTAA
- a CDS encoding D-2-hydroxyacid dehydrogenase — MKIVVLDGYGMNPGDLSWDALKALGECVIYDRTSEADVIARAAGAEVVLTNKTEITAEVMAALPELKYIGVTATGYNVVDIPAAKERGIIVANVPAYSTVSVAQMAFAHILNITQQVAHHSNEVKSGRWTKNEDFCFWDTPLTELSGLKIGIVGLGNTGMATARIALGFGMNVCVYTSKSQFQLPPDFKMMTKDEIFAECDIISLHCSLNEETRELVDAKRLATMKPTAILINTGRGSLINEQDLADALNNGVIYAAGLDVLSTEPPRADNPLLTARNCFITPHIAWATKAARERLMTVVVENVKAFAAEKPINNVAK, encoded by the coding sequence ATGAAAATAGTTGTATTAGATGGATATGGAATGAATCCCGGTGATCTTTCATGGGACGCGCTCAAGGCTTTGGGCGAATGTGTAATTTACGATCGTACATCTGAAGCAGATGTTATTGCTCGTGCTGCAGGTGCCGAAGTTGTTCTAACTAACAAAACTGAAATCACTGCTGAAGTTATGGCTGCTCTTCCCGAGTTAAAATACATTGGGGTTACTGCTACCGGATATAATGTTGTAGATATTCCAGCTGCAAAAGAACGTGGAATTATTGTTGCAAATGTACCAGCTTACAGCACAGTTTCTGTAGCACAGATGGCTTTTGCGCATATCCTGAATATTACACAACAGGTAGCTCATCATTCAAATGAAGTTAAGAGTGGTCGTTGGACTAAAAATGAAGATTTCTGCTTTTGGGATACTCCGCTGACTGAACTAAGCGGACTTAAAATTGGTATTGTAGGCCTTGGAAATACAGGGATGGCAACAGCCCGCATTGCTCTTGGATTTGGAATGAATGTGTGTGTATATACCTCTAAATCTCAATTCCAGTTGCCGCCTGATTTTAAAATGATGACTAAAGACGAAATCTTTGCCGAATGCGACATTATTAGTCTTCATTGTTCTTTGAACGAAGAAACCCGCGAACTGGTTGATGCAAAGCGTCTGGCTACAATGAAGCCTACTGCAATTCTGATTAATACTGGCCGAGGTTCACTGATTAATGAACAAGATTTGGCAGATGCTCTGAACAATGGCGTGATTTATGCCGCCGGACTCGATGTGCTTTCTACCGAACCTCCTCGTGCAGATAATCCTCTTCTCACTGCCCGAAATTGTTTTATCACTCCACATATAGCATGGGCTACTAAAGCTGCCCGTGAACGCTTGATGACTGTTGTCGTTGAAAACGTCAAAGCTTTCGCTGCTGAAAAACCAATCAATAACGTTGCAAAATAA
- a CDS encoding FAD-dependent oxidoreductase, with protein MSKEKYIIIGGVAGGATTAARIRRMSEEVEIVLFEKGDYISYANCGLPYYIGDVITDRNKLFLQTPESFGLRFNIDVRVRSEVISINREKKEVLVRKQSGEEYIEKYDKLLLSPGAKPVRPQFPGVDLNGIFTLRNVNDTDAIKNYMNTHQVKKALVVGAGFIGLEMAENLHHAGAKVSVVEMLNQVMPPVDFSVASFVHQHLQEKGVNLYLEHAVSAFTKKGDSIEVVFKNGKCILTDLVILSIGVRPETTLAKDAGLTIGETGGIKVNEYLQTSDENIYAVGDAIEYTHPITGKPWLNYLAGPANRQARICADNMVQGNKTKYEGSIGTAIAKVFDMTVASTGLAAKQLKRNEIPYISSVTHSGSHAGYYPASLPLSVKITFSPEDGKLFGAQIVGYDGVDKRIDQIALLIKQKGTIYDLIQLEHAYAPPFSSAKDPIAIAGYVAENILQKRVNIITWRQMQQVQDGVILDVRTPDEFSLGAIPGAINIPIDGIRNRLSDIPKDKDIYIYCAVGLRGYLAARVLMQHGYTRVYNLSGGYKLYRAATTPVVIDEKEMNACSAALRTESPITENISILKIDACGLQCPGPIMKMKNSIEEVKVGERLEIVATDPGFTRDAQAWCNMTGHKLISQKAESGKFISVIEKAEKKSITPSLCDVPTENANKGKTFILFSDDLDKALATFVLANGAAATGEKVTIFFTFWGLNAIKRTNKPSVKKDIFGKMFSMMLPSDTMALKLSKMNMMGIGTKMMRFIMKRKGIDSLESLRQQAIDNGVEFIACQMSMDVMGVKAEELLDNVTIGGVATYMERADKSNVNLFI; from the coding sequence ATGAGTAAAGAGAAGTACATTATTATCGGAGGAGTAGCTGGTGGAGCAACAACTGCTGCCCGAATCAGGCGAATGAGTGAAGAGGTGGAAATTGTATTGTTCGAGAAGGGCGATTATATCTCTTATGCAAATTGTGGATTACCTTATTATATAGGTGATGTGATAACAGACCGTAATAAACTTTTTTTGCAGACTCCTGAATCTTTTGGATTACGATTCAATATCGATGTAAGGGTACGTTCTGAAGTAATTAGCATCAATCGTGAAAAAAAGGAGGTTCTTGTTCGCAAACAAAGCGGAGAGGAGTATATTGAGAAGTACGATAAGCTATTGCTTTCGCCGGGTGCTAAGCCTGTACGCCCTCAATTTCCAGGTGTAGATTTAAATGGAATCTTTACTTTGCGTAATGTCAATGATACCGATGCTATCAAAAACTACATGAACACTCACCAAGTAAAAAAAGCCTTGGTGGTGGGAGCCGGTTTCATTGGTCTGGAGATGGCCGAGAATCTGCATCATGCTGGAGCAAAGGTTTCGGTCGTTGAAATGCTGAATCAGGTAATGCCGCCGGTGGACTTTTCCGTTGCTTCTTTTGTGCATCAGCATTTGCAGGAAAAAGGAGTCAATCTTTACTTGGAACATGCAGTAAGCGCCTTTACCAAAAAAGGTGATTCCATCGAGGTAGTATTCAAGAATGGAAAATGTATACTTACCGATTTGGTAATTCTTTCTATTGGGGTACGTCCTGAGACTACATTGGCAAAGGATGCCGGACTGACAATTGGCGAAACCGGTGGAATCAAGGTGAATGAATATCTTCAGACATCAGACGAAAATATATATGCGGTGGGCGATGCTATAGAATATACACATCCCATAACCGGAAAACCATGGCTGAATTATCTGGCTGGACCTGCAAACAGACAAGCACGTATTTGTGCAGATAATATGGTGCAAGGAAATAAAACAAAATACGAAGGATCTATCGGAACCGCCATTGCAAAGGTGTTCGATATGACCGTGGCATCTACCGGACTTGCTGCCAAACAGCTCAAACGTAATGAAATCCCTTATATTTCGTCGGTTACCCATTCTGGTTCTCATGCCGGATATTATCCCGCTTCATTGCCTTTGAGCGTAAAGATAACCTTCAGCCCGGAAGACGGAAAGCTTTTCGGTGCCCAGATTGTAGGGTATGACGGAGTAGATAAACGAATTGACCAGATAGCTTTGCTTATTAAACAAAAAGGAACAATATACGATCTTATTCAACTGGAACATGCTTATGCTCCTCCATTCTCTTCGGCAAAAGACCCGATAGCTATCGCCGGTTATGTGGCTGAGAATATCCTGCAGAAGCGGGTGAATATAATCACATGGCGTCAAATGCAACAGGTGCAGGATGGAGTTATCCTCGATGTACGTACCCCTGATGAATTCTCATTAGGAGCAATTCCGGGTGCAATCAATATTCCAATTGATGGAATCAGAAACCGGCTGAGTGATATTCCTAAAGATAAGGATATTTACATTTATTGTGCAGTAGGGTTGAGAGGATATCTTGCAGCAAGAGTTTTGATGCAGCACGGATATACCCGCGTATATAATCTTTCGGGAGGGTATAAGCTGTACAGGGCCGCAACTACTCCGGTAGTTATTGATGAAAAAGAGATGAATGCCTGTTCGGCGGCTTTAAGAACCGAAAGCCCCATTACAGAAAATATCTCGATACTTAAAATTGATGCATGTGGATTGCAATGTCCGGGGCCCATCATGAAGATGAAGAATAGTATAGAAGAGGTTAAGGTGGGCGAACGCTTGGAAATTGTTGCAACCGACCCCGGATTTACTCGCGATGCTCAGGCATGGTGCAACATGACAGGCCATAAGTTGATATCGCAAAAGGCAGAATCAGGCAAGTTTATATCGGTTATTGAGAAAGCCGAGAAAAAGAGTATCACCCCTTCTCTATGTGATGTGCCTACAGAAAATGCGAATAAGGGCAAAACTTTTATACTCTTTAGCGATGATTTAGACAAAGCTTTAGCTACTTTTGTACTCGCAAACGGAGCAGCTGCCACAGGCGAGAAAGTTACCATTTTCTTCACCTTCTGGGGATTGAATGCAATAAAGAGAACAAACAAACCCAGTGTGAAGAAAGACATTTTTGGGAAGATGTTTTCAATGATGCTTCCTTCGGACACCATGGCATTGAAACTTTCTAAAATGAACATGATGGGTATCGGCACTAAAATGATGCGGTTTATCATGAAGCGGAAAGGAATTGATTCACTAGAGTCACTTCGCCAACAGGCAATTGACAATGGGGTAGAATTCATTGCTTGCCAGATGTCGATGGATGTAATGGGCGTTAAAGCCGAAGAGCTGCTGGATAATGTAACTATCGGAGGAGTGGCCACCTATATGGAGCGAGCCGACAAATCCAATGTAAATTTGTTTATTTGA
- a CDS encoding winged helix DNA-binding protein: protein MIKLICQLKDITVAMSNIEMQLNDKYGVGLNEAMALCCLSDGKLSASEIAEKTGMGSSHCSKIIKSIEQKELINRSLGECDKRQMYFCLNEEGQKKLKEIKCKSILIPEILKPVFGSCDDE from the coding sequence ATGATAAAACTAATCTGTCAGCTGAAAGATATTACAGTCGCAATGTCGAATATCGAAATGCAGCTTAATGACAAATATGGTGTAGGATTAAACGAAGCAATGGCTTTATGCTGTCTTTCTGATGGCAAACTGTCGGCTTCCGAAATTGCAGAGAAAACCGGGATGGGTTCTTCTCACTGTTCGAAGATAATTAAATCAATCGAACAAAAGGAACTTATAAATAGGAGCCTGGGAGAGTGCGATAAACGTCAGATGTATTTTTGTCTTAACGAAGAAGGCCAAAAAAAGCTGAAAGAGATAAAATGCAAGAGTATTCTGATTCCGGAAATATTAAAGCCGGTTTTTGGAAGTTGTGACGATGAGTGA
- the wecB gene encoding non-hydrolyzing UDP-N-acetylglucosamine 2-epimerase has protein sequence MKITIVAGARPNFMKIAPIMRAIDNAREQGKEISYRLIYAGQSTDTSLDPSLFSDLNMKEPDAYLEIGFENLTERAGGIMMAFEKELKENPTNIVLVVDDLTSTMACAIVAKKQNIKVAHLVAGTRSFDMSMPKELNRMITDGLSDYLFTAGMGANRNLNQTGTENEQIFLVGNILMDTLRYNRNRFIRPKTFDILGLKENNYILLTINRHALLENKENFKKIIERLISASNGTPIIAPLHNYVREAISELNISAPNLHILPPQPYLSFGYFTSKAKAIVTDSGNVAEEATFLGVPCITLNSYVEHPETCTIGTNELVGEDAEQLGLAIEKVMRGEWKEGGLPERWDGRTADRIVQILLQQA, from the coding sequence ATGAAAATAACTATTGTTGCAGGGGCGCGTCCCAATTTTATGAAAATAGCACCTATAATGAGAGCTATTGACAATGCGAGAGAACAAGGCAAAGAAATTTCGTACAGATTAATCTATGCAGGACAATCTACGGATACCAGCCTGGATCCCTCTTTGTTTTCGGACTTGAACATGAAAGAGCCGGATGCTTATCTTGAAATTGGATTTGAGAACCTGACAGAACGTGCCGGAGGAATTATGATGGCTTTTGAGAAAGAGCTGAAAGAAAATCCTACCAATATAGTTCTGGTTGTTGATGACCTGACTTCTACCATGGCATGTGCCATTGTAGCTAAAAAGCAGAACATCAAAGTAGCTCACCTTGTAGCCGGCACCCGATCTTTTGATATGAGTATGCCCAAAGAACTGAACCGAATGATTACCGACGGACTATCTGATTATCTTTTTACTGCCGGAATGGGTGCCAACCGTAATTTGAATCAGACGGGAACTGAAAACGAACAAATATTCCTGGTTGGTAATATCTTGATGGATACTCTTCGGTATAATCGCAACAGATTTATCAGACCAAAAACGTTTGATATCTTAGGATTGAAGGAAAACAACTATATACTTCTGACCATCAACCGTCATGCGTTGCTGGAAAATAAGGAGAATTTCAAAAAAATAATAGAACGGCTGATTTCCGCATCAAACGGAACTCCAATCATTGCCCCACTTCACAATTATGTGCGTGAAGCAATCAGCGAACTGAATATATCCGCACCTAATCTGCATATACTTCCGCCTCAACCCTATTTGTCGTTTGGTTACTTCACCAGCAAAGCAAAAGCAATTGTGACCGACTCGGGCAATGTGGCCGAAGAGGCTACTTTCCTTGGTGTGCCATGCATCACACTAAACAGTTATGTGGAACATCCAGAGACTTGTACTATTGGAACTAACGAACTGGTAGGTGAAGATGCTGAACAGCTAGGTTTAGCAATTGAAAAGGTTATGCGCGGAGAATGGAAAGAAGGCGGTTTACCCGAAAGATGGGACGGAAGAACTGCTGATAGAATTGTGCAGATTTTGCTTCAACAGGCATAA